tgttcaaacaaccaaataatggtggcataaggtcagtagattttttaaatatgtttttttatatattacattttacgagactatgtgtataagttttttttttttgaaaaaaacataactatgtgtataagttaaaaggtaaaaggtgtgacaaggcaaattattatactaaaaatgaaagaagattaaatacaaactaataacaagtacaacacaaattataacactattaaattctatatatatttaataaaatattatatatgtctaatatgtatatatatatataaatgttacacaaaatatatataatattatatacacatattatatacacatattatatataccatatattattaattgaaatttgacaaatcaatttccgccctttagggcgggtcctaatctagttcaTCTTTAAAACTTAAGGTTGTCCACCTTAACATTACACAAATGATCACTTACATACACACATGTATATATGTTTCAAGAACATGTTTGCTTCTATGGGCCCAAATGCCCACATATCAAATCATGCAAAAAAACAACAAGGTATTCATACATACACGTGCAGATGCATAAAAAAAATCCTCTAAAACAAGACTTGTTTCATTATTCTCTGAGTTTGAATCTGCATAAATGATCAAATAAAACATCTCGCATAAGCTTTAGATAAGAGAAACATAGAAGATTAAGATATATTGTTATGTCTTAATTACCTGTACGCTGAATAGATTCTTGCAAGTGCTTGAAGGACGAAGGTTGGATCAGATCTCAAGAACTATGACTGTAATCAACACAAGATAGAATCAGCTCTTATTTGTTTACGagttttactaaatttaatgAGGATGAAAACTCACAGTCAGAATCTGTTTTGACCCATTTATGTCCATCGCTACTACTTCTTCTTTcgttggtttcttcttcttcttcactcttcaAAGAGAGCTGTTTCTTGCCTTGCAAGCATCTCTCTGTTGTTGATGATGTTGTTGGTTTCGACGAGGACTGAGCATTAATCTTCTTATGTAGCATCATCTTCAACAActgtaaatttatatttgattaggGACAACccaaaatattacatatttgaataaaatttatatatactcttTTTACCTTCTCCATTCTTGATTCTTGAAGCGTGTCTCTCAAGCTAGGGCTCGGGGATGTAGAAAACCCATCTGCACATACAAAGATCTTCTTGAAAAGATATGAGACAGACGTCTTGCTTATGTCTGTCTTCTTCTTGCTTTCTATAGAAATCTCTTTGCATCTACCAAGAATAACATTAATTGTTCGCTCCATATCTTCACTCTCTTCAGATGAATCCACAACAGCGCAGAGTGCATTGCTGATTCGCCTCTCCACATCTAAACTCGATGGACAGTTCAAGAACCTATCCAAAGGAAGATTTTTCATGAGCTCTCTATTCACATCAGATTTCCTTTTCTTAGTTCTTGATAAAATCTTCATCAACTCCTTTTGCAACTTCTTGGCCTCCTCTGGAGTAAAATCTTCAATATCATCAGAAGAAGAAGGCTCTTCTTCTTGCTCGGAATGCGAGATAGATTTCTTCTCTGGT
This is a stretch of genomic DNA from Raphanus sativus cultivar WK10039 unplaced genomic scaffold, ASM80110v3 Scaffold1442, whole genome shotgun sequence. It encodes these proteins:
- the LOC108831447 gene encoding protein LAZY 2-like, which codes for MKFLGWMLNKQNAKHGDYNRTSTSSASSHHVKQEAREEFSDWPHALLAIGTFGSTSNGVSQNESNNVDEEIEPEKKSISHSEQEEEPSSSDDIEDFTPEEAKKLQKELMKILSRTKKRKSDVNRELMKNLPLDRFLNCPSSLDVERRISNALCAVVDSSEESEDMERTINVILGRCKEISIESKKKTDISKTSVSYLFKKIFVCADGFSTSPSPSLRDTLQESRMEKLLKMMLHKKINAQSSSKPTTSSTTERCLQGKKQLSLKSEEEEETNERRSSSDGHKWVKTDSDFIVLEI